Proteins from a genomic interval of Caulobacter rhizosphaerae:
- a CDS encoding glycosyltransferase family 2 protein: protein MNSILPSHSTFVTGARPVRPRVSVVMVVYQTGEALIKSIEHVLAEPLVDEFVIIDNGSPPEEAERLRALGRTEARVVLQQGHGNVGFARGANMGAETARGEYIVFLNPDANLQQDCVEALVSAFEDQPVPTVVGARVMNTDGSEQRGGRRGEVTPVTTLLSFGHLTSVFKSLAKFEIHREAETLPEAPVPMPTISGACFALRREDFELLGGFDEGYFLHVEDIDLCWRARQAGGQVLFQPTAQVIHLGHTSQEHPLKVEFHKGVGLSRYFIKRADTIQRYVIAVLLAPAILLMSVSRPLIWKVTGRPI, encoded by the coding sequence ATGAATAGTATTCTTCCCTCGCATTCGACCTTCGTCACGGGCGCGCGGCCGGTCCGGCCGCGCGTCTCCGTGGTCATGGTGGTCTACCAGACGGGAGAAGCCCTGATCAAAAGCATCGAGCACGTGCTGGCCGAGCCCCTGGTCGACGAGTTCGTGATCATCGACAACGGCTCGCCGCCCGAGGAGGCCGAACGCCTGCGCGCCCTGGGCCGCACCGAGGCCCGGGTCGTCCTGCAGCAGGGGCACGGCAACGTCGGCTTCGCGCGGGGGGCCAACATGGGGGCCGAGACCGCGCGCGGCGAATACATCGTCTTTCTCAATCCCGACGCCAACCTGCAGCAGGACTGTGTCGAAGCCCTGGTCTCGGCCTTCGAGGACCAGCCGGTCCCCACCGTGGTCGGGGCCCGGGTGATGAACACCGACGGCAGCGAGCAGCGCGGCGGGCGTCGGGGCGAGGTCACGCCGGTCACCACCCTGCTCAGCTTCGGCCACCTGACGTCGGTGTTCAAGAGCCTGGCCAAGTTCGAGATTCACCGCGAGGCCGAGACGCTGCCCGAGGCGCCCGTGCCGATGCCGACCATCTCCGGCGCCTGCTTCGCCCTGCGCCGCGAGGACTTCGAACTGCTGGGCGGCTTCGACGAAGGCTACTTCCTGCACGTCGAGGACATCGACCTGTGCTGGCGGGCGCGCCAGGCCGGCGGCCAGGTGCTGTTCCAGCCGACCGCCCAGGTGATCCACCTGGGCCACACCAGCCAGGAGCACCCGCTGAAGGTCGAGTTCCACAAGGGCGTGGGCCTGTCGCGCTACTTCATCAAGCGGGCCGATACGATCCAGCGCTACGTGATCGCCGTCCTGCTGGCCCCGGCCATCCTGCTGATGAGCGTCTCGCGGCCGCTGATCTGGAAGGTCACCGGACGGCCGATTTAA
- the thrS gene encoding threonine--tRNA ligase, whose amino-acid sequence MIDLIFPDGSARQYPDGASGRDVAASISKSLEKKALLIKLDGQLLDLDRPLTPDLLGGGGKFEIITREAPEALDTIRHDTAHVLAEAVQELFPGTQVTIGPNVEDGFYYDFARDEPFSLDDLAVIEKRMREIVDRDEKITREEVDRDAAIADFEAMGEAYKAQIIRDLPASDTITVYHQGKWKDLCRGPHLPSTKHVGKAFKLTKLAGAYWRGDQNNAQLQRIYGTAWASEADLEAYLTRIEEAEKRDHRKLGKSLGLFHMQEEGRGMVFWHPKGWKLWQTLEAYMRRQLDRAGYIEVKTPQVLDKAFWEKSGHWDKYRANMFVCETVEGEILSLKPMNCPGHVQIWNVGQRSYRELPMRMAEFGSCHRYEPSGALHGLMRVRAFTQDDAHIFCREDQIVEETERFIRLTRMIHGDLGMTTKYIALATRPELRAGSDEFWDKAEGMLAEAARLAGVEPVIAEGDGAFYAPKLDFIVQDAIGREWTCGTLQLDYVLPERLGAEYIGEDGAKHRPVMLHRAILGSFERFIGILLENYAGALPLWLAPVQVVVATITSDADDYAQRVADRLTSLGIRAEVDFRNEKINYKIREHSLAKVPVIAVVGRKEAENGEVALRRLGGEGQKVLSLEDAGRVLTEEATPPDLARNRAASRPEA is encoded by the coding sequence ATGATCGACCTGATTTTCCCCGACGGCTCGGCCCGCCAGTACCCTGACGGGGCAAGCGGCCGCGACGTGGCCGCCTCGATCTCCAAGTCGCTGGAGAAGAAGGCCCTGCTGATCAAGCTGGACGGCCAGCTGCTGGACCTGGACCGTCCGCTGACGCCCGACCTGCTGGGCGGCGGCGGCAAGTTCGAGATCATCACCCGCGAGGCTCCCGAGGCGCTCGATACCATCCGCCACGATACGGCCCACGTGCTGGCCGAGGCCGTGCAGGAGCTGTTCCCCGGCACGCAGGTGACGATCGGCCCGAACGTCGAGGACGGCTTCTACTACGACTTCGCGCGCGACGAGCCGTTCAGCCTGGACGACCTGGCCGTGATCGAAAAGCGCATGCGCGAGATCGTCGACCGCGACGAGAAGATCACGCGCGAGGAGGTCGACCGCGACGCCGCCATCGCCGACTTCGAAGCGATGGGCGAGGCCTACAAGGCCCAGATCATCCGCGACCTGCCGGCCAGCGACACGATCACGGTCTATCACCAGGGCAAGTGGAAGGACCTGTGCCGCGGTCCGCACCTGCCGTCGACCAAGCACGTGGGCAAGGCCTTCAAGCTGACCAAGCTGGCCGGCGCCTACTGGCGCGGCGACCAGAACAACGCCCAGCTGCAGCGGATCTACGGCACGGCGTGGGCCAGCGAGGCCGACCTGGAAGCCTATCTGACGCGCATCGAGGAAGCCGAGAAGCGCGATCACCGCAAGCTGGGCAAGTCCCTGGGCCTTTTCCACATGCAGGAAGAAGGCCGGGGCATGGTCTTCTGGCACCCCAAGGGCTGGAAGCTGTGGCAGACGCTGGAGGCCTACATGCGCCGCCAGCTGGATCGCGCCGGCTATATCGAGGTCAAGACGCCTCAGGTCCTGGACAAGGCCTTCTGGGAGAAGTCGGGCCACTGGGACAAGTATCGCGCCAACATGTTCGTCTGCGAGACGGTGGAAGGCGAGATCCTGTCCCTCAAGCCCATGAACTGCCCCGGTCACGTGCAGATCTGGAACGTGGGTCAGCGGTCCTATCGCGAGCTGCCCATGCGCATGGCCGAGTTCGGGTCCTGCCATCGCTACGAACCGTCCGGCGCCCTGCACGGCCTGATGCGGGTGCGCGCCTTCACCCAGGACGACGCCCACATCTTCTGCCGCGAGGACCAGATCGTCGAGGAGACCGAGCGCTTCATCCGCCTGACGCGGATGATCCACGGCGACCTGGGCATGACGACCAAGTACATCGCCCTGGCCACGCGCCCGGAGCTGCGCGCCGGCTCCGACGAGTTCTGGGACAAGGCCGAAGGCATGCTGGCCGAGGCCGCGCGGCTGGCGGGCGTCGAGCCGGTGATCGCCGAGGGCGACGGCGCCTTCTACGCGCCGAAGCTGGACTTCATCGTCCAGGACGCCATCGGCCGCGAGTGGACCTGCGGCACGCTGCAGCTGGACTATGTCCTGCCCGAGCGGCTGGGCGCCGAATATATCGGCGAGGACGGCGCCAAGCACCGGCCCGTGATGCTGCACCGGGCGATCCTGGGTTCGTTCGAGCGCTTCATCGGCATCCTGCTGGAGAACTACGCCGGCGCCCTGCCGCTGTGGCTGGCGCCGGTGCAGGTCGTGGTGGCCACGATCACGTCGGACGCCGACGACTACGCCCAGCGCGTGGCCGATCGGTTGACTTCGCTGGGCATTCGCGCAGAGGTCGATTTCAGGAATGAAAAGATCAACTACAAGATTCGCGAGCACAGCCTCGCGAAAGTGCCGGTGATCGCGGTGGTCGGGCGTAAGGAAGCCGAGAACGGAGAGGTCGCCCTGCGTCGGCTGGGCGGCGAAGGGCAGAAGGTTCTGTCGCTGGAGGACGCCGGGCGCGTCCTGACCGAGGAAGCGACCCCGCCGGACCTGGCCCGTAATCGCGCCGCGTCGCGGCCCGAGGCGTAA